In Burkholderia sp. PAMC 26561, a single genomic region encodes these proteins:
- a CDS encoding ATP-dependent nuclease: protein MKVIKKLILKNFKRYKTLEIEFDADLNILIGGNEAGKSSVLQALDFVMSTSRSKVESIGLESLFNAACIEEFMRGKRQIEKLPTMFIEAHLEGFTDLELNGKNHDKRDVATDGIRLICEPVEEYTEHIGEILKDPNSSFPFEYYAIRFLTFGGYPVHPYKKPLKHLLIDSSLINNEYATREYTRSMYLANASVLERNRHGLEYRNAKTKFRDDVLIDVNGKLPDYKFGVRSSPRASIETDIMITEGDIPIDSKGKGRQCFIKIEFALRDREHTLDVVLLEEPENHLSYVHTRKLIDRISHATKKQIFVATHSSMICTRLNLRKAIILSETDPGSPTSLKGLPTDTASFFMKAPDNNVLELALCKKAILVEGDAEFILMETLYKKHADGGSLDKDGVHVISVDGTSFKRYFDLAKILKIRVAAIRDNDGAYQKTCVDNYANYNEPTIKIFSDPDDTRSTFEICMCEDNTVACEDLFAAGRKKLTVQQYMLDNKAEAAFQLLDKKADVLVAPAYIQEAVAWIKQ from the coding sequence ATGAAGGTCATCAAAAAGCTAATCCTCAAAAACTTCAAACGCTACAAGACGCTCGAGATTGAATTTGACGCTGATTTAAATATTCTGATCGGCGGGAACGAAGCCGGGAAAAGTTCGGTGTTGCAAGCACTCGATTTTGTGATGAGCACAAGCCGCAGTAAGGTAGAGAGCATTGGTTTGGAGTCTTTGTTCAATGCAGCTTGCATTGAAGAGTTCATGCGCGGCAAACGTCAGATCGAGAAACTTCCCACGATGTTCATAGAAGCCCACCTCGAAGGGTTCACCGACCTCGAGTTAAACGGGAAAAATCACGACAAACGCGACGTCGCTACTGACGGGATTCGGCTCATCTGTGAGCCTGTAGAGGAGTACACCGAGCATATCGGGGAGATCCTGAAGGATCCCAATTCCAGCTTTCCGTTCGAGTACTATGCCATTCGCTTTCTGACCTTCGGAGGGTATCCTGTCCATCCCTACAAGAAGCCACTCAAGCATCTGTTGATCGACAGTTCTCTGATCAACAATGAATACGCGACGCGCGAATACACGAGATCAATGTATCTGGCGAATGCCTCGGTGCTCGAGCGAAATCGTCACGGGTTGGAGTATCGGAACGCCAAAACGAAGTTTCGCGACGACGTGCTGATCGACGTGAACGGTAAGTTGCCAGACTACAAGTTCGGTGTCAGAAGCAGCCCAAGAGCGAGCATCGAAACGGACATCATGATTACCGAAGGCGATATTCCCATTGACAGTAAGGGGAAGGGGCGCCAGTGCTTCATCAAAATTGAATTCGCGTTGCGGGACCGAGAGCACACATTGGATGTTGTCCTCTTGGAGGAGCCTGAGAACCACCTTAGCTACGTCCATACACGGAAGCTCATCGATCGGATCAGCCATGCGACAAAGAAGCAAATCTTCGTCGCTACGCATAGCAGCATGATCTGCACGCGCTTGAACCTGCGTAAGGCAATCATTCTCAGCGAGACTGATCCGGGAAGTCCCACGTCGTTGAAGGGGCTGCCTACGGACACCGCGTCGTTTTTCATGAAGGCCCCGGACAATAACGTGCTTGAGCTCGCCCTGTGCAAGAAGGCAATTCTTGTCGAGGGAGACGCAGAATTCATCCTGATGGAGACTCTGTACAAGAAGCACGCGGACGGAGGCTCACTAGACAAGGACGGTGTGCACGTCATCTCGGTTGATGGTACCAGCTTCAAACGCTATTTCGATCTCGCCAAGATTCTGAAGATCAGGGTGGCGGCGATCCGTGACAACGACGGGGCATATCAGAAGACCTGCGTTGACAACTACGCCAACTACAACGAGCCCACGATCAAAATATTTTCCGACCCGGACGATACGCGATCCACCTTCGAAATTTGCATGTGCGAGGACAACACAGTCGCTTGCGAAGACCTGTTTGCCGCGGGAAGGAAGAAGCTCACCGTTCAGCAATACATGCTAGACAATAAGGCAGAAGCGGCGTTCCAGCTTCTGGATAAGAAGGCAGATGTGCTGGTCGCGCCGGCCTACATTCAGGAGGCGGTGGCGTGGATAAAACAGTGA